TTTCTATTTTTTTGCTTCGGTATTGGCAAAAGTTACCGGAATTTCTTTTCCTACTTGTGTAGAAAACCAAAATCCGCTCAAGCTTCCATATGTATTTTTAATTCGGAAAAAGTTTTTGCGATTTTCTTCAATCAATAGCACATAGCCGTTTTCCAATGTTACGATTTCGGCAAAAGATTGCTCCTCGTTGTTTTGATATTGATAAGTGGTTTGATCGTATGAAGGATCTTCTTTCCAACCATTTACTTTCCAATTCAGCATCATCTTTCGACCATTAATGGTGGTTGAAAAAGTCGTTTGTTCTAGCAATGGTAATTCGACTAAAGTTGCAGCGCTATCAGCCGCTGCTGCCGCCGCTTCTACGGCAACAGTTGCCGCTTCAGCAGCGATAGGGTCGCCCGGTTCTTCTGCGCTAACAAAATCTTCAAAATTACCATCGAAGGCTTTCAGATCTTTAAACAAACCGCCGTACCATTGCTCTTTGAATTGAATTAAATCAACATAACGCAAGACATAATTCTCCTCTTTGTTCCTGTTGCTTTTGACCCAGATAAAACCGCTGTATTCTATAATCCCTTCAGAATTTTCGGCTTTATTGTTATCTGATTTAATTTCTTGGATGTATAAATCTTGCCAGTTGATTTCCCCATTCTTAATGTCGCAAAAATCTTCCAGTATTTTTCCCATCATTTTATAATATCTGCTTTCGTTGTACACCTCGATTAGGGCGGAACTACGGGCATCAAAATCACCACTGCTGATCATGATTTCGGAAAATGTTTTTTGGTCGGGCCACAATGTTTTGAAAGCCTTAGCATCACTGTTTTTTATTGCTTCAAATGCTTTGTGCAAATGTTTCTCGGACGCAGCATTTTGCGCCATCGCTATTGTATTTACTAGCATAACTAGTACGAGTAAGAGGTGTTTTTTCATAAAAGAAATAAATGAATTTTTTAAATATAAAAATATTCATCCCTGAAATGGGAAGCCATTTAACATTCGTAGTATTTCTTTTAAGATTCGTGCATTTATTCCTAGGTAATAAAAAATGTATTAAATACGGGGAGTGAATTAAATACCTAAATCTTGGATTTTTCAAACGATCGTTGGTTAGAGGCTGTTTTTTCAATAAATAAAAATGACAACAAATAACAGTATTATGGAAAATAACATTAATAATCCCGAAATCATCAATGACATTATCAAAATTAATAACGACCGTATTGAAGGTTACCGAAAAGCAATTGATCTGGCTACCAGCCATGGTTTAGATAAATTGCTACCGACATTTCAGAAGTACATTGAACAATCAAATGAATTTATCGCAGAACTGAAACCCTATGTGGAACTGGAAGGCAAGGAACCTACAGACAGTACCATGCTTAGCGGCAAGCTCTTCCGGGTTTGGATGGGCATAAAAGTAAATATCACCGGTGACGACGAAAGAAGTTTGCTGGAGACCTGTGAACAAGGAGAAGATGCCTTCAAATCGACTTATCAGACAGCCCTTGCTGAAGGATCGAATGAGCTTTCGCAACATGTACATAGTCTGATCAACACCCAGCTTAGTAAACAACTGGAAGCACATAATATCATCAAAATGATGCGCGACAGTAAAGCAATCTAAGCTTAAAGTTTTAAAAAAACAACTACCGAAGCGTAAATGGCAGCGGTAGTTGTTTTTAGTTTGCGTGCTACACCAGACTCCGCCCCCATCCTGCGATGCCTTCTATACCCACAGACGAAATCTGCTCCGCCTCCAAAGGAGAAGCAGGATCAAGACAAAGCCAACAGCCCAAAGGTATTTCGTAGATAACAGCGTGTTACGGCTCTTTTCATGCCTGGTCGCCTGTTCCGGGGTGTATGACGTTGACACCCGGCCTCTGGTTGATGCGTGTTCCGTTATCCCACAACTTGATCTGATTAGATACATCTCCTGTAATCGGACTTCCGTCCGCCTTATAAAGGTTTATGCTGGGATTTTCAGGTGCGAAGAAAAGATCTTTACTCCATCCATACATCGTCGCAAAAGAAAGACGATACTAATATATAGGAAATATGTTCCATTGTTCTTGAGCATTTGGTTTATCATGTCGAGGCTTCCGAAACTTCGCACAATGTCATTGAACGCGTCGAAGAAATCCAGCCCGACCTTATATTAATGGACAATTGGATCCCTAAAATTGGCGGCGTAAAAGCGACGCAACGATTAAAATTGTTACTCGCGTCTTATAAAGACTCCTGCCCAATCATTTGTGCAGCGCTCAAGAATTCGATCTATACAAGCACCCATCAGAGTCCGGAGACTTAAAAGTTAGGTTTTCTATGATCAAGATCAGTCCATATTAGACAAAGGAAACGACTATGGAAAAAATCGTCCTAAATTATGATTATAGAATCGAATGCACGCAAACCAATTAAGCTATGGCCTATACCTTTATACGCTTCAAACATTTACCTTTCAAATTTCTATAAAGTATTTGTGCCGGTTTTCTTATACTCGTTCGGTGTGACACCAAATTCTTCTTTAAAATATTTCCTGAAATATTTGGGTTCATTAAATCCAACCAAAAATGCAACCTCAGCAACATATAGCTGGCTTTTCTCCAATAGTTCGGCTGCTCTTTTGAGTCTGATAAAACGGATAAACTCAGACGGTGTTTTGTCCGTCAGCGCAAGAATTTTTTTATAAAAATTAACCCTGCTCATCGCCATTTCCCGACAGAGATCCTCAACCAAAAAATCTGCTTTTCCTATATTTGATTCCACGATGGATACCGCCTTTTGTATAAATTTCTGATCCATCGAAACAATCTCCGGTTTAGAGGTTGAAATAGCTATTCTCGATTTGAATTTCTCCTGGAATTGTTTTTGCCTTTTCGCGATATTGGCGAGTGTAACTCGCAGAATATCTATATTAAAAGGCTTCGAAATATAAGCATCTGCTCCAGCTTCCATCCCTTGAAATTGATTTTCATCCGAACACTTGGCCGTAAGTAAAACGACCGGAATATGTGAAATCCGTATATCCTGCTTCACTTTTCGACAAAATTCATAACCGTCCACATTAGGCATCATAACATCACAGAGCACAACATCTGGAATATGTTCAACGGCAAGGTCATAGCCATGCTGTCCGTCCTTAGCGGATAAAATTCTGTATTCAGCCCCAAAAAGGTCTTTCAAAAATAACCGAAAATCCTCGTTATCATCGATAATCAGGAGGGTATAAACACTATGCTCTGCTTCCAGAAACCCATCATTTGCGCTAACAGTACTTTTTTTAGTATCTACTTCAATAGCTGTGCCCGAATAGATTACATCTTGTCTGTTTGCACCGTAGCTCTCTTTGAGCATGGGTATGAGCATGGTAAAAACCGTACCTTTTCCAAGTTTACTATCCACTTCAACGGTTCCGCCATGGAGCCTGACAAATTCATTTACAATATGTAGCCCCACTCCTGTCCCGGCTATCCCATGGGTTTCATTGGATTCAATGCGGTAAAAACGGTCAAAAATCCGTTCAAGGTGTGCACTTTCTATTCCTATTCCGGTATCCGTGACTTTAATGCATAAGTATTTATAGATTTTATGATCTCTGATTGTTTCGTTTATATCTACGCTAACATCTACATGACCGTTATTCCTTGTATACTTAAAGGCGTTCGAAATCAAATTGGAGATAGCCATGTACATTTTATCTTTATCGAACCGTAGGTCAATATACTGATGGTTTGTGGTAAAGGTTAGTTTGATGGATTTTTCAGCAGCTATGGACAAAAATGATGTGCTGATCTCTTTCACAAATTCGATCATATTACCCGATGAAATATTGAGTTTCGCCTTGTCCTGATCGAGTTTTCGAAAATCCAATATATCATTGACCATCTTAAGCAGCTTCTGCGCATTTTTGTACATGACCCCCAAAACAGCGTTTTGTTCGTGGGGATGATCATTTTTTATCAACATTTCCAGGGGGCTGATAATCAAAGATAAGGGCGTTTTAAATTCATGACTGATATTCGTAAAAAACTTTAATTTCAGTTGATCTATTTCATGTAACTTATCGGCTTCCAACATCCGGGCTTTTTGATCAAGCTGATCTCGTTTTCTTTTTAACCGATATTTGATAAACCATTTGACCACCAGGATAAATATGACCGTATACAGTACGATCGCCCACCAGGACCACCAAAATGGTGGTTTGACAATAATACGCATTTCAATAGGTTTGGACGACCAGACATTATCTTCATTGCCGGCATAAACCTTTAATACATAAGTACCCGGATTAAGATTGGAATAGGAAGCAAATCCTGTGCTACGAGACGTTTCAATCCATTCTTTATCAACACCCTCCAATTTGTAACGATATTTATTTTTCTCCGGATGCATAAAATTAAATGCTGAAAAACGAATGGTAAAGTTTGTTTCGTTGTATTTTAGGGAGATGTGGTCAAGGTCGACAATGGACCGAGGAAGCACCAGGTGCCCATTTCTCTTATCACCAGGATTGAGGAGCTCGTTAGACAATAAAAGTTCGGTAAACCGCGCCCGTGGAGCACTTGTATTGACTGGAATCCCTGTTGGATGAAAGCCCACATACCCTTCTGTGGTTCCCATATATATTTTACCGGTCTTGTCCATATATACCGCATTGGGATTAAAAACCATACCTGTCAGTCCGTCACTCAGATCGAAGGTAGAAACAATGTTTTTAGGTTTGCTACTATCACCCGGAATGTATTGTATCCGGTTGAGTCCATAGCTTGTGCCCGCCCATATATATCCTTCCCGGTCTTCGGCCAATGAACGTACGTCGTCACTGGACAGACCGTCAGTCTGTGTTAACATCGTAAAGCGCCCTTTGGCAAGATCAAAGATCTTTATTCCCCTTTTTGTTGCCAGCCAAATACGTCCCTTTGAATCCTTCATAAGCTGGTACACAGGCACGGCTGATGCCTTATCCTGAAAATCAGGATTTGAGAAATAAGGTAATATGGTCTGATCAGGACCAATTTTATACACGCCGATATCCGAACTGAAGCTAATTGTTCCTTCCGCAGCATGAATGGCTGAAAGTATAAAATCTGAACGTAACTTACTATTTTCCCGATTAAAATTGCTGAATATACTGCGGCTGGGATCTAACCTGTCGATCCCCCCGCCTAAGGTCGCAATCCACAAATTGTGATTCGAATCTTCGGTTAAACCATAAACACTTAGGTTGGAGAGACTATTTTTATTTTTTTCCTCAACTTTGTACCTTTTAAATCGCTGACCATCATAGCTATTTAATCCACCCATAAAGGTTCCGGCCCATATTTTTTTGGAATGGTCTTCAAAAAGAGTGGTGACAATATCTGAAGAAAGGCTGTTGTTGTCCTCACGCTCGTTTCTGAAAAATTGACTTTTTCCACTATGCTCATTTAACTTAATAAGTCCTTTGCCGTTAGTACCCAGCCAAAGATTATCACCTTTATCCTTTATGATGCTGCTGCAATCAAAAATAATATTTCTACGATCGGATTCCCTTACTATTTCGGTACTGGGAAATCTGAACATATCTGGATGATAGTAAGAAACACCGTTTTTATATGTGCCGGCCCAAACAATTCCCTGCGGATCGCAATACAGGCTGACGATGGAATTTTGACCAAGTGAACTGTTGTTGTATTCTTCATGCTGAATGACCCTGACGGTATTACTTTTTTTATCAAAAAGATTGATGCCGCCGTGATCGGTTGCAATCCATAATAATCCTTGATGATCCGCAATCATCCCGCGGACGAAAGAATTTGAAAGAGCAGGTTTACTGTCGATATCCAACTGCTTCCATTGGTCATTTGTTTCATTATAACAAACTGCCCCCTTATTATTCAGCCCCGGATAGATCCAGACCATAGCATCTGGGTCAATAAAGATGCGTTTGGGAATCAAGGTGTTTATCGGTGTACGCTTCAACTGATTTTTTCGCAAATCCACTTTTCCGGTGCTGCTATTTAAACGTTCCAATAATCCGTCTTTGTGTAGTATCCATACAAGCGGGCCTTTTAAGGCAATCTCAACAATCTCAGTTGACGCTATAGTTGTTGGGTCATTTAATGGCCTATAGGCCGAAAGTTTTTTTGTTTTAGGTTCAAATTTATAGATACCCTTATGTGCATAGGCGACAATAAAGTTCTTAAACTGATCAATCTGAATGGAAACTGGATTTGGAGGAAGCCCCATCTGCTCAAGA
The window above is part of the Sphingobacterium sp. ML3W genome. Proteins encoded here:
- a CDS encoding hybrid sensor histidine kinase/response regulator transcription factor, with translation MKRLILLILLFATVASFGQQYKFAQLSTRNGIVGNEVVAIHKDGRGFVWFTTNTGLNRFDGERIKIFNRSSDASADSHYDAMKKIVEDEKGNLWMMGNKYVMFDWRREVFVNNTDSLLEQMGLPPNPVSIQIDQFKNFIVAYAHKGIYKFEPKTKKLSAYRPLNDPTTIASTEIVEIALKGPLVWILHKDGLLERLNSSTGKVDLRKNQLKRTPINTLIPKRIFIDPDAMVWIYPGLNNKGAVCYNETNDQWKQLDIDSKPALSNSFVRGMIADHQGLLWIATDHGGINLFDKKSNTVRVIQHEEYNNSSLGQNSIVSLYCDPQGIVWAGTYKNGVSYYHPDMFRFPSTEIVRESDRRNIIFDCSSIIKDKGDNLWLGTNGKGLIKLNEHSGKSQFFRNEREDNNSLSSDIVTTLFEDHSKKIWAGTFMGGLNSYDGQRFKRYKVEEKNKNSLSNLSVYGLTEDSNHNLWIATLGGGIDRLDPSRSIFSNFNRENSKLRSDFILSAIHAAEGTISFSSDIGVYKIGPDQTILPYFSNPDFQDKASAVPVYQLMKDSKGRIWLATKRGIKIFDLAKGRFTMLTQTDGLSSDDVRSLAEDREGYIWAGTSYGLNRIQYIPGDSSKPKNIVSTFDLSDGLTGMVFNPNAVYMDKTGKIYMGTTEGYVGFHPTGIPVNTSAPRARFTELLLSNELLNPGDKRNGHLVLPRSIVDLDHISLKYNETNFTIRFSAFNFMHPEKNKYRYKLEGVDKEWIETSRSTGFASYSNLNPGTYVLKVYAGNEDNVWSSKPIEMRIIVKPPFWWSWWAIVLYTVIFILVVKWFIKYRLKRKRDQLDQKARMLEADKLHEIDQLKLKFFTNISHEFKTPLSLIISPLEMLIKNDHPHEQNAVLGVMYKNAQKLLKMVNDILDFRKLDQDKAKLNISSGNMIEFVKEISTSFLSIAAEKSIKLTFTTNHQYIDLRFDKDKMYMAISNLISNAFKYTRNNGHVDVSVDINETIRDHKIYKYLCIKVTDTGIGIESAHLERIFDRFYRIESNETHGIAGTGVGLHIVNEFVRLHGGTVEVDSKLGKGTVFTMLIPMLKESYGANRQDVIYSGTAIEVDTKKSTVSANDGFLEAEHSVYTLLIIDDNEDFRLFLKDLFGAEYRILSAKDGQHGYDLAVEHIPDVVLCDVMMPNVDGYEFCRKVKQDIRISHIPVVLLTAKCSDENQFQGMEAGADAYISKPFNIDILRVTLANIAKRQKQFQEKFKSRIAISTSKPEIVSMDQKFIQKAVSIVESNIGKADFLVEDLCREMAMSRVNFYKKILALTDKTPSEFIRFIRLKRAAELLEKSQLYVAEVAFLVGFNEPKYFRKYFKEEFGVTPNEYKKTGTNTL
- a CDS encoding PA2169 family four-helix-bundle protein, with protein sequence MENNINNPEIINDIIKINNDRIEGYRKAIDLATSHGLDKLLPTFQKYIEQSNEFIAELKPYVELEGKEPTDSTMLSGKLFRVWMGIKVNITGDDERSLLETCEQGEDAFKSTYQTALAEGSNELSQHVHSLINTQLSKQLEAHNIIKMMRDSKAI
- a CDS encoding response regulator; translation: MVLEHLVYHVEASETSHNVIERVEEIQPDLILMDNWIPKIGGVKATQRLKLLLASYKDSCPIICAALKNSIYTSTHQSPET